A part of Oryctolagus cuniculus chromosome 15, mOryCun1.1, whole genome shotgun sequence genomic DNA contains:
- the HMX3 gene encoding homeobox protein HMX3 encodes MPEPGPDAPGTASAQPPPPPPPPPPPAPKESPFSIKNLLNGDHHRPPPKPQPPPRTLFAPASAAAAAAAAAAAAAAAKGALEGAAGFALSQVGDLAFPRFEIPAQRFTVPAHYLERSPAWWYPYTLTPAGGHLPRPEASDKALLRDSSPASGTDRDSPEPLLKADPDHKELDSKSPDEIILEESDSEEGKKEGEAAPGAAGASAAAAAAAAGTPGAEDWKKGAESPEKKPACRKKKTRTVFSRSQVFQLESTFDMKRYLSSSERAGLAASLHLTETQVKIWFQNRRNKWKRQLAAELEAANLSHAAAQRIVRVPILYHENSAAEGAAAAAAGAPVPASQPLLTFPHPVYYSHPVVSSVPLLRPV; translated from the exons ATGCCGGAGCCCGGGCCGGACGCCCCCGGCACCGCCAGCGCGCAGccccctccgccgccgccgccgcccccgcctcctGCGCCCAAGGAGTCCCCGTTCTCCATCAAGAACCTGCTCAACGGAGACCACCACCGGCCGCCCCCTAAGCCGCAGCCGCCCCCACGGACGCTCTTCGCGCCGGCCTCGGCcgccgctgctgcagccgccgccgccgccgctgccgccgcggcCAAGGGGGCCCTGGAGGGCGCGGCGGGCTTCGCGCTCTCGCAGGTGGGCGACCTGGCTTTCCCCCGCTTTGAGATCCCGGCGCAGCGATTTACCGTGCCCGCGCACTACCTGGAGCGGTCCCCGGCCTGGTGGTACCCCTACACCCTGACCCCCGCCGGCGGCCACCTCCCGCGACCTGAAG cCTCGGACAAGGCCCTCCTGCGAGACTCCTCCCCCGCCTCGGGCACCGACCGCGACTCCCCCGAGCCGCTGCTCAAGGCGGACCCCGACCACAAGGAGCTGGACTCCAAGAGCCCGGACGAGATCATTCTGGAGGAAAGCGACTCGGAGGAGGGCAAGAAGGAGGGCGAGGCGGCGCCGGGCGCGGCCGGGGcgagcgcggcggcggcggcggcggcggcggggacgcCGGGCGCcgaggactggaagaagggcgCCGAGAGCCCGGAGAAGAAGCCCGCGTGCCGCAAGAAGAAGACGCGCACCGTGTTCTCGCGCAGCCAGGTCTTCCAGCTGGAGTCCACCTTCGACATGAAGCGCTACCTGAGCAGCTCGGAGCGCGCCGGCCTGGCCGCGTCGCTGCACCTCACCGAGACGCAGGTCAAGATCTGGTTCCAGAACCGCCGCAACAAGTGGAAGCGGCAGCTGGCGGCCGAGCTGGAGGCGGCCAACCTGAGCCACGCCGCGGCGCAGCGCATCGTGCGGGTGCCCATCCTCTACCACGAGAACTCCGCGGCCGagggcgcggcggccgcggccgcaGGGGCCCCGGTGCCGGCCAGCCAGCCGCTGCTCACCTTCCCGCACCCAGTCTACTACTCGCACCCGGTGGTCTCGTCCGTGCCGCTGCTCCGGCCGGTCTGA